The Phragmitibacter flavus genome includes a window with the following:
- a CDS encoding tetratricopeptide repeat protein, translating into MKKTPWIIYVGAALTLAPLHAQSYQGAEALLKQLESQQDAGGTKEGKPDAVAALLAEINKFQADAAQLAPEEAAIKWLALFDVYAAIPQEALYRQGNRADRLSLQRLIESLPPSSAWPALATEVNKRVKDGKSLLPSGLSLLTAVLNGEAASRQKAVDELLAAVKKKAGMEQYVRDHLEDTITQVSAALVDHSGTPEEKLAQFEDALDAFEKNDERRTNRLGGLHVPNLLKIVGKEKAQAYLLRSFKSKAELEIDDKDMIKLAAETALANIEALPKPIWNLVRGEDDIALFEAFQKKFPEAEKDWHRDHAEAVYLLALIIKDRSDDAAKFMMELLAKSEDGTISLSSGNFEELQRKGYGKQVLTFLKDMLARDPSLPLWSDFINLSAQESSAADALAFIKTTMTKPDLSEAAREAVQPYYYAALLSADEVDEGIKILRALVAVDPLMKPDETGEELKKRFERLGLPMPEGGAPGGNTLRATIDKHQRLCVQLARLGVLLKKPELISEGFDQGSAVFAKLSPAQLSQTSIPNLLLQLMVENGKGVEAEKLVLEFLTGQIKSQKEHGDPYLSNGPYALNALAYVYHQAGRHEDVLTLLDEAPWWGAPDLAYTSSSSMGKTSLHAMAAEALLKAGKKDQANKIVSHMLRTSPGDDDAYQLLIDIGGDGVMQQLDEVMKVDAFQERPLIWKAKLQLEAGQVDEAEKSVRAAIAIDPSDGEQGKGDRMRAYAVLGDILEKKGDAEQAGIMRGAVAAIRLSEDADDWWNAGLLTRAVKMYESALHLFADAYCIQSRLALRYSELGEFDKAELHYRRAYELMPDSFGRIESHCFGCEGAFRGERAQNVADKVFTKLAAEKPDKAQVFYLLGYLRQAQGRHEEAADQYRKAVELDPDYFNAYKKLAELTEEIHLPDVERDTVALAMFRLDPYGKHGAAALSKMSDLKRLWDTILASRDKFPTTATKSVYRLEASREALQQRQQGMDVDEQYASRGNPRAALLQQFSSHPLISYVASLLEGLQRQN; encoded by the coding sequence ATGAAAAAAACACCTTGGATCATTTATGTTGGAGCAGCACTGACGCTGGCACCCTTGCATGCCCAGTCATATCAAGGAGCAGAAGCTCTCTTAAAACAACTCGAATCTCAGCAGGATGCCGGTGGGACAAAAGAGGGCAAACCGGATGCCGTGGCGGCATTGCTCGCCGAGATCAACAAGTTTCAGGCGGACGCGGCTCAACTTGCGCCCGAGGAAGCTGCGATCAAGTGGTTGGCACTATTCGATGTCTATGCGGCGATTCCCCAGGAGGCACTATATCGTCAAGGCAATCGGGCGGACCGGCTTTCCCTGCAACGATTGATTGAATCCCTCCCACCCAGCAGTGCATGGCCGGCGCTGGCCACGGAAGTAAACAAACGTGTCAAAGATGGCAAGAGTCTCCTTCCGAGCGGTTTGTCTTTACTAACCGCCGTGCTGAATGGAGAGGCAGCCTCGCGCCAAAAAGCCGTGGATGAATTGCTGGCCGCTGTGAAAAAGAAAGCAGGGATGGAGCAATACGTCCGCGATCATCTTGAAGACACCATCACGCAGGTTTCGGCTGCGCTGGTAGACCATAGCGGAACCCCCGAGGAAAAGCTCGCCCAGTTTGAAGACGCGCTGGATGCTTTTGAAAAGAATGACGAACGTCGCACCAATCGTCTTGGCGGGCTTCATGTCCCCAATCTTCTCAAAATCGTGGGCAAAGAGAAGGCGCAGGCCTATCTGTTGCGAAGTTTCAAGTCGAAAGCTGAGCTTGAGATCGATGACAAGGACATGATCAAGCTGGCGGCGGAAACTGCTTTGGCCAACATTGAGGCACTGCCCAAGCCAATCTGGAATTTGGTGCGGGGAGAAGATGACATCGCTTTGTTTGAGGCCTTCCAAAAGAAATTTCCCGAAGCTGAAAAAGACTGGCACCGTGACCACGCCGAAGCCGTCTACCTGCTGGCACTCATCATCAAAGATCGCAGCGATGACGCCGCCAAGTTCATGATGGAATTGCTGGCCAAATCAGAAGACGGAACCATCTCATTGAGCAGCGGAAATTTTGAGGAGTTGCAACGCAAAGGTTACGGCAAACAGGTGCTGACCTTTTTGAAGGACATGCTCGCACGCGATCCTTCGCTGCCATTGTGGTCGGATTTCATCAACCTTTCTGCACAGGAAAGTTCTGCGGCAGATGCTCTCGCTTTCATCAAGACAACGATGACAAAGCCGGACCTCAGTGAAGCCGCGCGAGAAGCTGTCCAACCTTATTATTATGCGGCGCTGCTCTCAGCGGATGAAGTGGACGAAGGCATAAAAATCCTGCGCGCATTGGTGGCGGTAGATCCGTTGATGAAGCCTGACGAAACTGGCGAGGAACTCAAAAAGCGGTTTGAGCGCCTGGGTCTGCCGATGCCTGAAGGAGGTGCCCCTGGCGGCAACACGTTGCGTGCGACCATCGATAAACATCAGCGCCTTTGCGTCCAACTTGCCCGTCTCGGTGTGCTGCTGAAGAAGCCTGAACTTATCAGCGAGGGATTCGATCAGGGGTCGGCCGTATTTGCCAAATTAAGCCCGGCTCAGCTAAGCCAGACCAGCATTCCCAACTTATTGCTGCAGTTGATGGTCGAGAATGGAAAGGGAGTTGAAGCGGAAAAGTTGGTGCTTGAATTTTTAACGGGACAAATCAAGTCCCAAAAGGAACATGGCGATCCCTATCTTAGCAATGGTCCCTATGCACTGAACGCGCTTGCGTATGTCTATCATCAAGCTGGCAGACATGAGGACGTATTGACACTCCTTGATGAAGCCCCTTGGTGGGGTGCACCGGATCTGGCTTACACATCCAGTTCTTCGATGGGTAAAACCTCCCTCCACGCCATGGCAGCGGAGGCGTTGTTGAAGGCGGGCAAAAAAGATCAAGCAAACAAGATCGTTTCCCACATGCTTAGGACATCACCCGGAGATGATGATGCCTACCAGTTGCTCATCGACATTGGTGGAGACGGCGTGATGCAGCAGCTTGATGAAGTCATGAAAGTGGATGCCTTTCAAGAACGTCCGTTAATCTGGAAAGCCAAACTTCAGCTCGAGGCCGGTCAGGTTGATGAAGCAGAAAAATCGGTGCGCGCGGCCATTGCTATTGATCCCAGCGATGGCGAACAGGGCAAGGGCGACCGCATGCGTGCCTACGCAGTGCTTGGTGACATCCTCGAGAAGAAGGGCGATGCCGAGCAGGCGGGGATCATGCGTGGTGCGGTGGCTGCGATCCGGCTTTCCGAAGATGCGGATGACTGGTGGAATGCCGGATTGCTCACTCGTGCGGTAAAAATGTATGAGTCTGCCCTGCACCTCTTTGCCGATGCCTATTGCATCCAGTCGCGGCTCGCTTTGCGATACAGCGAGCTGGGTGAATTCGACAAAGCGGAGCTTCATTATCGTCGTGCGTATGAGCTGATGCCGGACAGCTTTGGACGCATTGAAAGCCACTGCTTTGGTTGTGAAGGCGCGTTCCGCGGAGAACGTGCCCAGAACGTTGCCGACAAGGTATTCACCAAACTGGCCGCCGAGAAACCTGACAAGGCCCAGGTGTTCTATCTACTGGGGTATCTTCGCCAGGCCCAGGGTCGACACGAGGAAGCCGCCGATCAGTATCGCAAGGCCGTGGAGCTTGATCCAGACTATTTCAACGCCTACAAAAAACTGGCGGAGTTGACGGAAGAGATTCATCTGCCGGATGTTGAGCGTGACACGGTGGCGCTGGCGATGTTCCGTCTCGATCCCTACGGCAAGCACGGCGCGGCCGCCCTCTCCAAAATGTCGGATCTCAAGCGTCTTTGGGATACCATTCTGGCTTCGCGAGACAAGTTCCCTACAACCGCTACCAAGTCGGTTTATCGTCTCGAAGCCTCGCGTGAGGCATTGCAACAACGGCAACAAGGGATGGATGTGGATGAGCAATACGCGAGCCGTGGAAATCCAAGGGCGGCATTGTTGCAGCAGTTCTCGTCGCATCCGTTGATTTCCTATGTGGCCTCGCTGCTGGAAGGTTTGCAGCGTCAGAATTGA